GCCGCTGAGAAAGCATAACGTTGTCCATTTTCTAAAGATAAAAGAAAAGCCGCTGGAGTTTAATTCCAGCGGCTTAGTGTTTTTTAGCGACTAGTGTTTAGATTAGTTGTTGCTGTGCAGCTCGCTGTTTAGTTCAACCGCTGATTTGTTAGCAAGACATTCGATTTGACCAGTCACTGAGTTGCGACGGAATAGTAGGTCAGAAACGCCAGCTAGGTCACGAGCTTTAACCACTTCAACTTCTTGGCCAGAAGAGTCAAGCATACGTACTTTAGAGCCAGCAGTTACATACAGACCAGACTCGACCGTACAACGGTCACCTAGTGGGAAACCAAGACCCGCGTTTGCGCCAAGCAGTGAGTTTTCACCGATAGAAACGACAACCGTACCGCCACCAGATAGCGTACCCATGATAGAAGCGCCGCCGCCGATGTCAGAACCGTTACCAACAACAACACCTGCAGAGATACGACCTTCAACCATGCTCACGCCAGTCGTACCTGCATTGAAGTTGATGAAGCCTTCGTGCATAACGGTAGTGCCTTCACCTACATGTGCACCTAGACGAACGCGAGACGTATCAGCGATACGAACGCCTGCTGGTACTACGTAATCCACCATTTTCGGGAATTTGTCTACGCAATCTACAGACAGAGCACG
The Vibrio pelagius genome window above contains:
- the dapD gene encoding 2,3,4,5-tetrahydropyridine-2,6-dicarboxylate N-succinyltransferase, whose product is MAYFSLAFGTATKNRDNKIIEAFFPNPLLNPSDALVAAVAEVAGYTEGNQAIEISAAQSAELAKAFAANDDSANASFAEKAAASEQPLVVVVLATDEKPASVAEGFLKLQLISNRLVQPHGTVLDGIFGLLHNIAWTNEGPIDLPELADRQIEARLAGRALSVDCVDKFPKMVDYVVPAGVRIADTSRVRLGAHVGEGTTVMHEGFINFNAGTTGVSMVEGRISAGVVVGNGSDIGGGASIMGTLSGGGTVVVSIGENSLLGANAGLGFPLGDRCTVESGLYVTAGSKVRMLDSSGQEVEVVKARDLAGVSDLLFRRNSVTGQIECLANKSAVELNSELHSNN